The Aedes albopictus strain Foshan chromosome 1, AalbF5, whole genome shotgun sequence genomic interval GCAGTATTACTCGATGAGCCAAATGTACATCAAACAGTAAGTCTTTACTTCAGTTTGAAAAATAGTGGTTTGCCTGATTTATCGTAACTGGGCTCAATTAAATTGCTTCGAAAATCTTTTGCCTGAAATATATGTTCCAGATTTAACCGTTGTTAGGATTGCTTAGGAGCCTCTGAATGCCCCTCCGGATTGTCGATCTGACCGTATTATTGAATAATATATATCAATATGATAGCATTTACCTTCACTAGTACTGTCGAAGTGCTTCAGTAGTGCACTAGCTGATGGGTCAGTCGCCTGCTTCTCGATGAAAGGTCTGGCAGCGTTACAAACCTCTTTCAATTTATCCAACTCAGTCGGTGCTTCTGGGTAAATCGATGCAAAGTCTTTATCAATCTAGACAAAAGAATTTATACATAAGTTTTACTTGTTAATAGCTACACCTgcattagggaacgttcaaaaattacgtccaacaattggtgggggtgggggggggggtctacgaaagtgtattaggtataggaaaatagcgtgacagaggggaggtctagaaatcctgaaaaatgatggacgtaatatttgaatcttcccttagatAAATACTCACCAGTTGGTATCCGAATTCCTCTTTATAGTGCGGAAACTTCTGCAATAATTTAGCAGCcgatttttgtttctgcagcagCGGTTGCCTGAAGCTGAAGCTCACTGGCCATTTGTCCAGCACTGTTGACCACGGTTGCACGTTCAGGATCAGCCACTGAGTTCCTTCATTTACCGCTTGAACCTTTTGCGGGGCGGAACTGGGTTTCAGCTTCTTCACGTGCTCATCTTCTCTAGCTTCTTCCTTCCGCTTCTTTTGTTTTAGGTTGCCGATCTTGTTGGCTATTTTGCCGCCAGGGTTTTTGCGGTCTCCCCCTCTCGGAATGTAATAACTTTCCTAAAAAATATTCTTTTAGTGTTCTAAGCGATTATTTTAATATCAATTGTAATACGAACCTTCTTTTCTGATTTGAATAACGTTGTTATGGCCAAGCTGTAGTTTTCGAGGTCCTCAGAACGCAGGTTTCGGTGTAACGAAATATGGTAGTTGGCCACTATTTCTGCCAACTGCTGCTGCTTCGGCTCGGAGAGTTCCCCATGCTCCGATCTGCGTAAAATATCCTTTCCTTTCTCGGACGAAAGCAGCAGTCCGTTAAGCCACTCAGGGTTAAGCGTTATCAGCCTTGATGTATCTGGCCGCGATTGCTGGTCTGGGTACGACTGCACAGATGGGGATGAATGCTTATTTACGTCTTCAGCCACTGTATTAGTTTTCTCGGACTGCGAAGTATCCAATTGGTCCAACGGCGACTGTACTCTTTCTTCCGCAAGAGGTTCAGGCTGGCTATTTTCGACGTCGGTACTTTTTTCTCGCAATTCCTCCTTTTCTTCTTGCTGTGACTCTCCTTGTTCTTCCTCGGGTTGGGATTCCTGTTCTTCCTCGCGTTGGGATTCCGGGTGCAGAATGATCTCGGTGACGATTTCAAAATGCTCGTCGGCTTTCGGCAGTGAACTGGAAGCTGCCGCTTCCGGTGGCTCTTGAAGTGAGCTTCCGCTGAGCAGCAGTTGTGCTATCTGTGTTTTCTGTAATTAGAAGCAAAACAAATCTCATTTATTTGAGAACTAAATATTGTACGCACGAGA includes:
- the LOC109425374 gene encoding uncharacterized protein LOC109425374 — protein: MASDILADLDISRDLLDIFEQCDIGLYELLTLSLQDLKEYLEQTGVNWSYENLFERITSWRKRNKTQIAQLLLSGSSLQEPPEAAASSSLPKADEHFEIVTEIILHPESQREEEQESQPEEEQGESQQEEKEELREKSTDVENSQPEPLAEERVQSPLDQLDTSQSEKTNTVAEDVNKHSSPSVQSYPDQQSRPDTSRLITLNPEWLNGLLLSSEKGKDILRRSEHGELSEPKQQQLAEIVANYHISLHRNLRSEDLENYSLAITTLFKSEKKVRITIDIKIIA